One stretch of Balneola sp. MJW-20 DNA includes these proteins:
- a CDS encoding glycosyl hydrolase, whose protein sequence is MNSYYVDALKWAFFWFFIVLLITPQVTEAQSVQVGSGSYSTSLPSGAVGPLNASRASISPKVSNDFSLPIQTNDFWSSLIFPFYGDPHSNVMYAHPLTFKAVSSGMQMGYTPQHVFAANDYLFPFQQQLTVGVVGLNASQTLPSSYGDWTVTAVWNDGQRNLQATFGHGLPFAYFFAEGGDALISTTSSPAIWYDQDGVLGLTVEGRHYGIFAPSGSVWTGTGSLRSTLNGSNYFSVALLPDNQVSTLQLFRTHAYAFVTNSVVSWNYDESTADLTTTYTLETDLQEAGNNNSSEAMTSLYRHQWLYADQPMTGYSYNSKAGTMRLYGGSEFSTSLKFSGVVPTLPDMGDYNRQQLTELVENVTNETLGSGPSYENGKAMGRFAHLIQIAEQMEAFEARDYFLSQLKNRLEDWLTAGGAQEYSYNDQWDVLTGYPSGYGADDQINDHHFHAGYAIYGAATVAQYDSAWASQENWGGMVNLLIKDANNWDRSDQRFPFLRSHDAYAGHSWAAGHGDFGDGNNQESSSESMNFATSVLLWGAASGQKEIRDLGIFLHANETTAIEQYWFDVDEQVFPEDYPHVAIAMVWGGKGVHSTWFGADPEFVHGINLLPITSGSLYLGRHPDHVIANYNEVVSERSGQPVIWKDVMWQYLALADPDRAIGYFLGDPNYERFDGESKAHTLHWLYNLKKMGRVDTTVHADTPMYSVFKNDAEERTYVAYNPESVPKTVTFTNGQTLEVPARSMATATEIFTDPEAPVAQIIADKTMGKAPLTIALEGSKSFDRNGGSLQYEWTFDEFGSSSNPDTSVVFTETGNFTIYLRVTNELQISATDSIEISVLGNGTPFNGAPKMIPGRIEAEHYDKGGEGVAYHDKEAANIGLAFRPDEGVDLEPSNDQGFDVYWITAGEWLEYTIEVPEAGNYDISPYVATVPGFGNFRLSINNVDVSGRRDVLHTGGWQNWKPITIENVELQPGVQILRMDFDSDTDKEGWLFSLNYIQVKKSVTVSNEGEDDLPSKVSLTQNYPNPFNPTTQITYSLPESAEVRLSVFNMLGQRVALLVNDRKTAGSHTVNFRADAFSSGVYFYVLQTGDIRLTKKMTLLK, encoded by the coding sequence TTGAATAGTTATTATGTTGATGCCCTGAAATGGGCCTTTTTTTGGTTTTTCATTGTTTTATTAATAACGCCTCAGGTTACTGAAGCCCAGAGCGTTCAGGTTGGCAGCGGTAGTTACAGCACCAGCCTCCCTTCAGGTGCTGTAGGTCCTCTGAATGCTTCAAGAGCTTCGATCAGTCCCAAGGTGAGCAATGATTTCTCTTTACCTATTCAGACCAATGATTTCTGGAGTAGTCTGATATTTCCTTTTTATGGAGATCCTCATTCCAATGTGATGTATGCACACCCGTTGACTTTCAAGGCGGTTAGTTCAGGAATGCAAATGGGTTATACTCCGCAGCATGTTTTTGCAGCCAATGATTATCTTTTTCCGTTTCAGCAGCAACTGACCGTTGGTGTTGTAGGTTTAAATGCCTCTCAAACACTACCGTCTTCCTACGGTGACTGGACGGTAACCGCAGTGTGGAATGACGGGCAAAGGAATCTTCAAGCAACCTTTGGCCATGGATTGCCATTTGCATATTTCTTTGCAGAAGGTGGTGATGCTCTTATCAGTACCACTTCCAGTCCAGCCATCTGGTATGATCAGGACGGAGTACTTGGATTAACGGTAGAAGGGAGGCATTATGGGATTTTTGCACCTTCAGGATCAGTATGGACGGGAACTGGTTCACTGCGTTCAACCCTGAATGGAAGCAATTACTTTTCGGTAGCTCTTTTACCGGATAATCAGGTCTCAACGCTTCAACTGTTCAGAACTCATGCTTACGCATTTGTGACGAATTCGGTGGTCAGCTGGAACTATGATGAAAGTACGGCTGATCTTACCACTACTTATACCCTGGAAACCGACCTGCAGGAAGCCGGAAATAATAACAGCAGTGAAGCTATGACTTCTCTTTATCGTCACCAGTGGCTTTACGCTGACCAACCGATGACCGGTTACTCGTACAATTCCAAAGCCGGTACTATGAGATTATATGGGGGAAGCGAATTCAGTACATCTCTTAAATTCTCCGGTGTGGTCCCCACGCTGCCCGATATGGGAGATTACAATCGTCAGCAGTTAACAGAACTCGTTGAGAATGTAACAAACGAGACATTAGGCTCTGGACCTTCATATGAGAATGGAAAGGCAATGGGTCGTTTTGCTCATCTGATACAAATTGCGGAGCAGATGGAAGCCTTTGAGGCCAGAGATTATTTTTTATCACAGCTGAAAAACCGCCTCGAAGACTGGCTTACGGCCGGGGGGGCACAGGAATACTCTTATAACGATCAGTGGGATGTGCTCACGGGCTACCCGAGCGGATATGGAGCTGATGACCAGATCAATGATCATCATTTTCATGCAGGATATGCCATCTATGGAGCCGCTACAGTCGCTCAGTATGATTCTGCCTGGGCATCCCAGGAAAACTGGGGAGGAATGGTCAATCTTTTGATCAAAGATGCCAATAACTGGGACCGATCGGACCAACGCTTTCCCTTTTTAAGATCTCACGATGCCTACGCAGGCCATTCATGGGCCGCAGGCCACGGTGACTTCGGAGACGGAAATAACCAGGAATCCAGCTCAGAATCCATGAATTTTGCAACATCCGTATTGCTCTGGGGAGCAGCCTCCGGTCAGAAGGAGATCCGGGATCTGGGTATTTTCCTCCATGCGAATGAAACTACGGCGATAGAACAATACTGGTTCGATGTAGATGAGCAGGTATTTCCTGAAGATTACCCTCATGTTGCTATTGCAATGGTATGGGGTGGAAAAGGAGTGCACTCTACCTGGTTTGGGGCGGATCCGGAGTTTGTTCATGGTATTAACCTTCTCCCAATCACCAGCGGTTCGCTTTATCTGGGCCGCCATCCGGATCATGTAATAGCGAATTACAATGAGGTTGTAAGTGAAAGATCCGGTCAGCCGGTAATATGGAAAGACGTCATGTGGCAATACCTGGCACTGGCAGATCCTGACCGTGCCATAGGCTATTTTCTGGGAGATCCGAATTACGAACGCTTCGACGGAGAATCGAAAGCACACACATTACACTGGCTGTATAATCTTAAAAAAATGGGGAGGGTAGACACAACAGTGCATGCGGATACACCCATGTACTCGGTATTTAAAAACGATGCAGAGGAGAGAACATATGTTGCATATAATCCTGAATCTGTACCAAAGACCGTTACCTTTACCAACGGACAGACATTAGAAGTGCCGGCCCGGTCAATGGCTACTGCCACTGAAATTTTCACAGACCCGGAAGCACCGGTAGCTCAGATCATCGCAGATAAGACTATGGGTAAAGCTCCCCTGACGATAGCTCTCGAAGGAAGCAAAAGTTTTGATAGAAATGGAGGTTCACTGCAATACGAATGGACATTTGATGAATTCGGAAGTAGTTCAAATCCGGATACCAGTGTTGTATTTACCGAAACAGGCAATTTTACCATATACCTCAGGGTAACCAATGAATTGCAAATTTCCGCCACCGACAGCATCGAGATCAGTGTTCTTGGAAATGGCACTCCATTCAATGGGGCACCTAAAATGATACCAGGTCGTATCGAAGCAGAACATTATGACAAAGGAGGTGAAGGCGTGGCCTACCATGATAAAGAGGCCGCAAATATAGGTCTTGCATTCCGCCCTGATGAGGGGGTTGATCTGGAGCCTTCAAACGATCAGGGATTTGACGTTTACTGGATAACTGCCGGTGAATGGCTCGAATACACCATTGAAGTACCTGAAGCCGGTAATTATGATATCAGTCCGTATGTGGCAACAGTGCCCGGATTTGGAAACTTCAGACTCAGTATTAATAATGTGGATGTGAGCGGGAGACGGGATGTATTGCACACAGGAGGCTGGCAGAACTGGAAACCGATCACCATTGAAAATGTAGAACTGCAACCCGGAGTACAGATCCTGAGAATGGATTTTGATTCCGATACAGACAAAGAAGGCTGGCTCTTTAGTTTGAATTATATTCAGGTAAAAAAATCGGTTACAGTCAGTAATGAAGGTGAGGATGACCTTCCTTCAAAAGTATCACTGACTCAAAATTACCCGAATCCCTTTAACCCAACTACTCAGATCACTTACAGTCTGCCTGAATCTGCAGAAGTACGCCTGAGTGTATTTAATATGCTGGGACAGCGTGTTGCCTTGCTCGTGAATGATCGGAAGACCGCCGGGAGTCATACTGTTAACTTTCGCGCCGATGCTTTCTCATCAGGTGTTTATTTCTATGTGCTTCAGACCGGAGATATCAGGCTTACGAAGAAAATGACGCTTTTAAAATAG
- a CDS encoding protein-tyrosine-phosphatase, giving the protein MNQVAVVADMYTEIENYLIARETEFALIDNKRKSSLKNLSEHIKIDRISGRIPKLNFICTHNSRRSHLASVWAAAANNYLGSEPLETYSGGTEVTAFSHRAVEALSRAGFQISKKGEHNPKYELRYGDDTAPLICYSKTFNDPANPQSGFAAVMTCSEADERCPAVSGADFRIALPYRDPKESDGTAAESKIYDDRCKQIAREMLFVMKHARKEKE; this is encoded by the coding sequence GTGAACCAGGTAGCGGTTGTTGCTGATATGTATACTGAAATTGAAAATTACCTGATCGCCCGGGAAACTGAATTCGCACTGATCGACAATAAAAGAAAGTCATCTTTAAAGAACTTGTCGGAACATATCAAAATTGACCGGATCAGTGGCCGCATACCGAAGCTTAATTTCATCTGTACTCATAACAGCAGGAGAAGTCACCTGGCCTCAGTCTGGGCGGCGGCAGCAAATAATTACTTGGGTTCAGAACCATTAGAGACATATTCCGGAGGCACGGAAGTAACAGCCTTCAGTCACCGTGCTGTGGAGGCATTAAGCCGTGCAGGTTTTCAAATCAGTAAAAAAGGAGAACATAATCCAAAATATGAGCTCCGGTACGGCGATGACACAGCACCCTTAATCTGCTATTCGAAAACCTTTAATGATCCGGCTAATCCACAGTCCGGGTTCGCTGCGGTAATGACCTGTTCCGAAGCTGATGAAAGGTGCCCTGCGGTATCCGGAGCCGACTTCAGGATCGCCCTTCCCTATCGCGACCCTAAAGAATCTGATGGAACAGCCGCTGAATCGAAAATATACGACGATCGATGCAAGCAGATAGCCAGGGAAATGCTTTTCGTAATGAAACATGCCCGGAAGGAAAAAGAATAA
- a CDS encoding ArsR/SmtB family transcription factor translates to MDKKQTSSFVVSEMRTAEILKALSHPARISIMKLLADKQTCICGDITDQLPLAQSTVSQHLKALKKAGLIKGEIDGVKTCYCIEPDGISELESLVLSLIDQLKAKPSNCC, encoded by the coding sequence ATGGACAAGAAACAAACATCATCTTTTGTAGTTAGTGAAATGAGAACAGCCGAAATTCTGAAGGCACTTTCTCATCCCGCCCGAATATCGATCATGAAGTTGTTAGCGGATAAGCAAACCTGTATCTGTGGTGATATTACTGATCAGCTTCCTCTGGCCCAGTCCACGGTTTCACAGCATCTTAAGGCATTAAAGAAAGCCGGCTTGATAAAGGGTGAGATCGACGGAGTTAAGACTTGCTACTGTATTGAACCGGACGGGATCTCAGAATTAGAATCTCTGGTCCTGTCTTTGATCGACCAACTGAAAGCCAAACCATCCAATTGCTGCTGA
- a CDS encoding DUF3365 domain-containing protein yields the protein MSLIKILLFTLLFLTGISFSWNTPLPGLKTDADRSIRTDTVDVKGKVLLEKNCYACHSPAMTAQQRIAPPIQMVRQHYLTDHDDKDDFVTAVINWVGKPNEAASKMPHAVTRFGIMPKMVFPEEEVKAIAEYLFEADLNMSGHGMNGRMGQNQGNRPEAFVYPQILQEGQEFVNKAQSALAGELIKAIKESGTSGAISFCNTNATQLTDSIAAELNVFIKRVTDRTRNELNQAEPVEMAYIIQSKNNIREGRTINPVVFINGDKWRGYYPIITNELCLQCHGSEDNDIDPVTLKEIKKNYPNDKATGYKISELRGLWVIDF from the coding sequence ATGAGTCTAATTAAAATTCTGCTATTCACTTTATTATTTTTAACCGGGATAAGTTTTAGTTGGAACACACCGCTCCCGGGTCTGAAAACTGATGCAGACAGATCCATAAGAACTGACACTGTAGATGTTAAAGGGAAAGTACTACTGGAGAAGAACTGTTATGCCTGTCACTCTCCTGCAATGACTGCTCAGCAGAGAATTGCACCACCCATACAAATGGTAAGACAACATTATCTCACTGATCATGATGACAAAGATGATTTCGTTACCGCGGTGATCAATTGGGTTGGAAAACCAAACGAAGCTGCCAGTAAAATGCCGCATGCAGTCACTCGTTTTGGGATCATGCCCAAAATGGTATTTCCGGAAGAAGAGGTAAAAGCCATTGCAGAGTACCTCTTTGAGGCTGATCTAAACATGAGTGGTCACGGAATGAATGGCAGAATGGGTCAGAATCAGGGAAACAGACCCGAAGCTTTTGTTTACCCACAGATCCTTCAGGAGGGCCAGGAATTCGTAAACAAAGCACAGTCAGCGCTGGCTGGAGAATTGATCAAAGCAATAAAGGAGTCAGGGACTTCCGGTGCCATTTCATTTTGTAATACGAATGCAACACAACTGACCGACAGTATTGCTGCTGAACTCAATGTATTTATTAAAAGAGTAACCGACCGTACTCGTAATGAGTTAAATCAGGCTGAGCCGGTAGAAATGGCCTATATCATTCAATCCAAGAATAACATAAGAGAGGGAAGAACTATAAATCCGGTTGTATTTATCAACGGTGATAAATGGAGAGGATACTATCCCATTATCACTAATGAACTTTGCTTACAATGTCACGGATCGGAGGATAATGACATTGATCCCGTCACCCTGAAAGAGATCAAAAAAAACTACCCGAATGATAAGGCTACCGGGTACAAGATATCAGAATTACGTGGATTATGGGTCATAGACTTTTGA
- a CDS encoding LysR substrate-binding domain-containing protein: protein MNYTLHQLQIFVEVVKHGSVTEAAKEINISQPALSIQLKNFQDQFDQPLTEIHSRKLHVTDFGHSIAEIAKSVLREAEAIKYKTKEYDDLLAGKLKISSASTGKYVMPYFMNGFHEEHPGVDLILDVTNKTNVIEDLKNNLVDFAWVSTVPEDIDVHEEIMMENKLYLVGNTNTFDKNASLIYREKGSATRAAMDNYFKETGRRKRIELTSNEAVKQAVIAGLGYSVLPLIGIRNEIMNQQLHIIPRAHLPITTQWRMIWLKKKNLSRVAEKYLEWVSEHKKEIIQNKFQWYLDKADQLG, encoded by the coding sequence ATGAACTACACCCTGCATCAGCTCCAGATCTTTGTCGAAGTAGTAAAACACGGCAGTGTTACCGAAGCCGCTAAAGAGATCAACATCAGTCAGCCCGCACTTTCTATTCAGCTGAAAAATTTTCAGGATCAGTTTGATCAGCCATTAACAGAGATACATTCCAGGAAACTACATGTTACCGACTTTGGTCATTCGATCGCGGAGATCGCCAAAAGTGTATTGAGGGAGGCAGAAGCGATCAAATATAAGACGAAGGAATATGATGATCTGCTTGCCGGAAAACTAAAGATCTCATCAGCTTCAACCGGTAAATATGTGATGCCATATTTTATGAATGGGTTTCACGAGGAGCACCCGGGAGTTGACCTTATCCTGGATGTGACTAATAAGACGAATGTAATTGAGGATCTGAAAAATAACCTGGTTGACTTTGCCTGGGTCTCCACCGTACCGGAAGATATTGACGTACATGAGGAGATAATGATGGAAAATAAGCTGTACCTGGTAGGTAATACGAATACTTTCGATAAGAATGCCTCACTTATTTACCGGGAAAAAGGTTCGGCAACCCGGGCAGCAATGGATAATTATTTTAAAGAGACCGGAAGGAGAAAAAGAATCGAGTTGACATCAAATGAGGCAGTGAAACAGGCTGTAATTGCCGGACTGGGATACTCGGTTTTACCGCTGATAGGGATCCGGAATGAGATCATGAATCAACAGCTGCATATTATTCCAAGAGCCCATCTTCCTATTACTACGCAATGGAGAATGATATGGCTGAAGAAGAAAAATCTGTCTCGGGTAGCCGAGAAATATTTAGAATGGGTGAGTGAACATAAAAAGGAGATCATCCAGAATAAGTTTCAGTGGTATCTGGATAAGGCTGATCAGCTTGGTTAA
- a CDS encoding arsenite methyltransferase, with translation MNRSTPSPEELKETVRRKYELISEQGADYNARTCCGASGESSKVYNIMTDDYSDLRGYHAEADLGLGCGLPTQFAQIRKGDTVIDLGSGAGNDCFVARHETGPEGKVIGIDFTVSMINKARSNAEKLGYNNVEFRFGDLEAMPVNDDTADVVVSNCVLNLVPDKDRVFQEIYRVLKPGGHFSISDIVIEGELPEALKHDAEMYAGCVSGAIQKEDYLNLIRKQGFTDLSIQKEKPIFLPEDILVQYLNKEEIEDFHAGETGIFSITVYAQKAGKRTKKRNLMKKKNCEPGSGCC, from the coding sequence ATGAATAGATCCACGCCATCACCCGAAGAATTAAAAGAAACCGTTCGAAGAAAATATGAACTAATCAGTGAACAGGGTGCTGATTATAATGCCAGAACCTGTTGCGGGGCTTCCGGTGAGTCTTCCAAAGTTTATAATATTATGACTGATGATTACTCAGATCTCCGTGGGTATCATGCCGAAGCGGATCTGGGACTGGGCTGCGGACTGCCAACTCAATTTGCACAGATCCGTAAAGGAGATACCGTTATTGATCTTGGATCAGGGGCTGGAAATGACTGTTTTGTTGCAAGGCATGAGACCGGTCCGGAAGGTAAAGTGATCGGAATAGATTTCACGGTATCAATGATCAACAAAGCAAGGAGCAATGCGGAAAAGCTGGGCTATAATAATGTTGAGTTTCGTTTTGGCGATCTGGAGGCTATGCCCGTTAATGATGATACCGCAGATGTGGTGGTCAGTAATTGTGTACTGAATCTTGTTCCTGATAAAGATCGGGTCTTTCAGGAAATATATAGGGTACTGAAGCCCGGCGGTCATTTTAGCATATCAGACATAGTGATCGAAGGAGAGCTTCCAGAAGCCCTGAAACATGATGCAGAAATGTATGCAGGATGTGTATCCGGGGCCATCCAAAAAGAGGACTATCTTAACCTGATCCGTAAACAGGGATTTACTGATCTCAGCATTCAGAAGGAAAAACCGATTTTTCTGCCGGAAGATATTCTTGTTCAATATCTGAATAAGGAAGAGATCGAGGATTTCCATGCAGGGGAAACCGGGATATTCAGCATTACAGTATACGCGCAAAAAGCTGGAAAAAGGACCAAAAAGCGGAACTTAATGAAGAAAAAAAACTGTGAACCAGGTAGCGGTTGTTGCTGA
- a CDS encoding sodium-dependent bicarbonate transport family permease encodes MDLQLLIDNLTNPALLFFFLGLFAVKVKSDLEIPETSSKFISLYLLFSIGFKGGQELSHSALDLEILWALLFGVALALVVPVYAFFVLRKKMSVQNSGAIAAAYGSVSAVTFVTAVSFLELQQIEFGGHMVAVMASMEAPSIIIGVLLMSWFGDQKRKGSDCLPFIKHALTNGSVMLILGSLLIGFLASDAQAQGIEPFTTDIFKGFLAVFLLDMGITSGRKLSSFMNHGWFALLFAVIVPVINGLIVAMISGLITESIGDRLLFSILAASASYIAVPAAMKLAAPEANPSLYIPMALAITFPFNITIGMPLYLSIIQLF; translated from the coding sequence ATGGACTTACAATTACTGATCGACAACCTGACCAATCCTGCATTGTTATTTTTCTTCCTGGGATTGTTCGCAGTAAAGGTTAAAAGCGATCTGGAAATTCCCGAAACCTCATCCAAATTCATCTCTCTATACCTGCTCTTCTCCATTGGTTTTAAGGGAGGGCAGGAACTTTCACACAGTGCATTAGATCTGGAAATACTATGGGCGCTTTTATTCGGAGTTGCTCTGGCATTAGTGGTTCCGGTCTATGCTTTTTTTGTGCTCAGAAAGAAAATGAGTGTTCAGAATTCAGGTGCGATCGCGGCTGCATATGGTTCAGTTAGTGCCGTGACATTTGTTACTGCAGTATCCTTTCTGGAACTTCAGCAAATAGAATTCGGAGGGCATATGGTGGCAGTTATGGCATCTATGGAAGCGCCTTCTATCATTATCGGAGTTTTGCTGATGTCCTGGTTTGGAGATCAAAAAAGAAAAGGTTCCGATTGCCTGCCCTTTATCAAACATGCACTTACAAACGGAAGTGTGATGCTGATACTGGGTAGCCTGCTGATCGGATTCCTGGCAAGTGATGCCCAGGCTCAGGGAATCGAACCCTTTACTACCGATATATTTAAAGGATTTCTGGCAGTATTCCTGCTTGATATGGGAATCACCAGTGGAAGAAAGTTGTCATCATTCATGAATCATGGATGGTTTGCTTTACTTTTTGCTGTGATCGTACCGGTGATCAATGGATTGATCGTTGCTATGATCAGTGGTCTCATAACAGAAAGCATAGGAGACCGCCTGTTATTTTCTATACTGGCAGCAAGTGCTTCCTACATAGCGGTACCTGCAGCCATGAAGCTGGCTGCACCGGAAGCAAATCCGAGTCTATACATACCCATGGCGTTGGCCATAACCTTCCCTTTTAACATCACCATCGGTATGCCTCTCTATTTATCGATCATTCAGCTTTTTTGA
- a CDS encoding 6-bladed beta-propeller produces the protein MHNFISLVSLFMLSSLFMSSCSKPEDRGPVVNENGVLENPSSGLWQDQAQFPVEIEEVGTLDLSAIEELVITSATSLSFDEVGNLYFYDRNLTKIISLDQEGKLRWAVGQEGKGPGDFENPFGMVLYNNKLYIANIQGTRLDEFDLEGNFIRSTDLAQDLRFASLSGVRNDGLFVFTTAKFGTIGTEIVTLRVPEKDSIEVVSRFDVIETTDEKYKNASSRGSVVITGDEIWYSHSVNHQHKVYDYNGNLLRSITRDFDGALGPGVYQEGGSISIFTLGRLGPVTFLEDGSYLIRTRYPLNIDDPNEYAKKASTGSTDPLEYKVVMDLYNANGELLYVEDDTEMLESYGSLSRIGPDGYYYSVFPDELLIKKYRVNLSR, from the coding sequence ATGCACAACTTTATTTCACTCGTTTCTCTATTTATGCTCAGCTCATTATTTATGTCATCCTGTTCCAAACCAGAGGACAGAGGTCCCGTGGTAAATGAAAATGGAGTATTGGAGAATCCTTCATCAGGACTTTGGCAGGACCAGGCACAGTTCCCGGTAGAGATCGAAGAGGTGGGTACTTTAGATCTTTCAGCTATTGAGGAGTTGGTTATAACAAGTGCAACAAGTCTTAGCTTTGACGAAGTGGGTAATCTGTACTTCTATGATCGCAATCTGACTAAGATCATTTCACTGGATCAGGAAGGTAAACTCCGATGGGCTGTCGGTCAGGAGGGAAAGGGACCGGGTGATTTCGAGAATCCCTTTGGAATGGTGCTTTATAACAATAAGCTCTATATAGCTAATATTCAGGGTACAAGACTGGATGAGTTTGACCTGGAGGGAAATTTTATCAGGAGTACGGACCTTGCTCAGGATCTAAGATTCGCATCTTTGTCCGGTGTCAGAAATGATGGGTTATTTGTATTTACCACGGCGAAATTCGGCACCATCGGTACCGAAATAGTAACTCTCAGAGTCCCTGAAAAAGATAGTATAGAAGTAGTTTCCCGCTTTGATGTGATCGAAACGACTGATGAAAAATATAAAAATGCATCCAGCAGAGGATCTGTAGTGATCACCGGAGACGAAATTTGGTATTCCCATTCGGTAAATCATCAGCATAAAGTGTATGATTATAATGGAAATCTTTTACGGTCAATAACTCGTGACTTTGACGGAGCTTTGGGTCCGGGTGTATATCAGGAAGGAGGGAGTATCAGCATTTTTACACTGGGAAGACTGGGTCCGGTCACATTTCTGGAGGACGGCTCTTATCTTATCAGGACCCGATATCCGCTGAACATCGATGATCCGAATGAATATGCTAAAAAAGCGTCGACCGGCAGCACCGATCCTCTGGAATACAAAGTGGTAATGGACCTCTATAATGCAAATGGTGAGCTTTTATATGTGGAAGACGATACCGAAATGCTGGAGTCTTATGGTAGCCTGAGCAGGATAGGGCCGGATGGTTATTACTATTCCGTATTTCCGGATGAACTCCTGATCAAAAAATACCGGGTAAATTTGAGTAGGTGA